The proteins below are encoded in one region of Brassica napus cultivar Da-Ae chromosome A6, Da-Ae, whole genome shotgun sequence:
- the LOC106435539 gene encoding probable galacturonosyltransferase 3 isoform X3 translates to MEESASYSSTNQTENHFPHVEFTSPAKLNRQSLRQERRAQRTLELIQQDKESDKQMQEAAIHKSMIFENSLVGKYSIWRRDFESPNADAILKLMRDQIIMAKAYAHIAKSKNASNLYLFLMQQSRENQRVLGKATSDADLPSRALEQAKAMGHALSLAKDELYDCHELAKKFRAMLQSTERNVDGLKKKGTFLIQLAAKTFPQPLHCLSLQLAADYFLLGFNEEEEDVVKKDAKFEDPSLYHYAIFSDNVLATSVVVNSTVLNAKQPEKHVFHIVTDKLNFAAMKMWFRVNAPADATIQVENINDFKWLNSSYCSVLRQLESARLKEYYFKANHPSSISAGADNLKYRNPKYLSMLNHLRFYLPEVYPKLDKILFLDDDIVVQKDLAPLWEVDMQGKVNGAVETCKESFHRFDKYLNFSNPKISENFDAGACGWAFGMNMFDLREWRKRNITGIYHYWQDMNEDRTLWKLGSLPPGLITFYNLTYAMERSWHVLGLGYDPALNQTAIENAAVVHYNGNYKPWLGLAFAKYKPYWSKYVEYDNPYLRLCNINE, encoded by the exons ATGGAAGAGAGTGCAAGTTATTCTTCTACTAATCAGACCGAGAACCATTTTCCACACGTGGAGTTTACAAGCCCTGCGAAACTGAACCGTCAg AGTTTACGTCAAGAAAGGAGAGCTCAACGTACTCTGGAGCTCATCCAACAAGATAAGGAATCTGATAAGCAAATGCAAGAAGCTGCCATTCACAAGTCCATGATCTTTGAAAACTCTCTCGTTGGCAAATACAGTATATGGAGGAGAGACTTTGAGAGCCCCAACGCTGATGCTATCTTGAAGCTCATGAGAGACCAGATCATTATGGCTAAAGCTTATGCCCATATCGCCAAATCCAAAAATGCATCCAATCTCTACCTTTTCTTGATGCAGCAGAGTAGAGAAAATCAACGTGTTCTGGGAAAAGCAACTTCTGATGCTGACCTTCCTTCAAg AGCGCTTGAACAAGCAAAAGCCATGGGCCATGCTCTCTCTCTGGCAAAAGACGAGTTATATGACTGCCATGAACTTGCAAAGAAGTTTCGGGCCATGCTTCAATCCACTGAACGCAATGTAGATGGGCTGAAGAAAAAGGGCACCTTCTTAATTCAGCTGGCCGCCAAGACATTTCCACAGCCATTGCATTGCCTGAGTCTGCAGCTAGCGGCAGACTATTTTCTTCTCGGTTTCaatgaagaggaggaggatgtAGTCAAAAAGGATGCCAAGTTTGAAGATCCTTCTCTCTATCACTATGCCATCTTTTCAGATAACGTCCTGGCAACATCAGTCGTAGTCAACTCCACTGTCCTGAATGCCAAGCAACCGGAGAAGCATGTCTTCCATATAGTAACAGACAAATTGAATTTTGCTGCAATGAAGATGTGGTTTCGCGTCAATGCTCCTGCTGATGCCACGATTCAAGTTGAGAACATCAATGATTTTAAGTGGCTCAACTCCTCTTACTGCTCTGTTCTACGTCAGCTTGAATCCGCAAGGCTTAAAGAATACTATTTCAAAGCAAACCATCCTTCGTCTATCTCTGCTGGCGCAGACAATCTCAAGTACCGAAACCCAAAGTACCTATCGATGCTGAATCATCTGAGATTCTACCTGCCTGAGGTGTATCCGAAGCTGGACAAGATCCTGTTTCTTGACGATGACATTGTGGTGCAAAAAGACCTGGCACCTCTATGGGAAGTAGACATGCAAGGAAAAGTGAATGGTGCGGTGGAGACGTGTAAAGAAAGCTTCCACAGATTTGACAAGTACCTCAACTTCTCTAATCCAAAGATCTCAGAGAATTTCGATGCGGGGGCTTGCGGGTGGGCGTTTGGCATGAATATGTTTGACCTGAGAGAGTGGAGGAAAAGGAACATCACTGGGATATATCATTACTGGCAAGACATG AATGAAGATAGAACGCTGTGGAAGCTGGGTTCGTTGCCACCGGGGTTAATCACATTCTACAACCTGACCTATGCAATGGAGCGGAGCTGGCACGTGCTGGGGCTAGGCTATGACCCAGCTCTCAACCAGACAGCTATAGAGAATGCAGCGGTTGTGCACTACAATGGGAACTACAAGCCATGGCTGGGTTTGGCGTTTGCCAAGTACAAACCTTACTGGTCCAAGTACGTCGAGTACGATAACCCTTACCTCCGTCTATGCAACATCAATGAATGA